One stretch of Brettanomyces nanus chromosome 4, complete sequence DNA includes these proteins:
- a CDS encoding uncharacterized protein (BUSCO:EOG0934098Q), which yields MDSDDLGISKIADKLLNEIEGSLRLILRESDDSFDDGEEMKEYNKFTKSIEQFQPLPQLLDSRLRNFINRVIQSYTNNCLYDGHDENQQLSIRIAKVFYQFSKVRGTKPVSNCLSSDISLIGYVLRRIESADAWEEHFFLLMWLSVLILAPFPLVKLDPMLPENIYQLGFRYLRTGGKERDAASILMARFLSRVDNYRYLDCFISEYFNSISWNLESNVMIKMGMLSTVNRLLKVTTLDQLRNHLDMIFLLISNLLNEDRRGLPSSILRLFIKILGKLSLFFLKQERYDSIEDILTHLLHLLSHNDTVIRYCVAKQISKIGQHLDPDSRNVILEALVQLLGISHLSKGFQDNLDINSETIDIQSYHGVLLTLGEFCRLRLMTTEWISITSSVVHRTLFVEQHRLTYSAGSNVRDASCFDCWSIFKKYHDSELPIIAVVTLFKDLMLSSCFDGDLMIRRAASATLQELIGRHGDRLFLQLSIPTDSISRYKVRLIEILDYTVLGHTQKSYQLPIQIYSELDELLYSEFMKYLLESGIKNYNYSLRKLSAQCLRRMAQISDRSDVNVIIDGLRTELLETSAEGLMYSIAELLTLLPSNSVDLSLYSSILSNFTFDFHRDGFHKGEEYLHLLRGLVKRFSLEPTLFELETVFNIIRCDREEIISEFVRLASVLNDIPEKYANKWLYYVRNGNLASAKALGYSSIMTLKNSEVLGLLHKNQLDAKLRSSLVDSISIFLQRGGNLNGHQEELIDQLDDYTVTNKGDVGSFIRLSAIDMISTNRRYFWDESSINLRMQIEKKLLRLACEVMDNVKLAAFSLLTELKGWKLQQQIDQSVLLHNPEQYFILLLKIYDANYLQDEECSTEFWKGFSFSGGSSQAVDLTINAAVYAFLRSWEELADTQKCSLLGIILSLLRASKIHHKNPRFVKMQTSCLNFVCNLLELNLQVPPEFDLKVLFVRTYNLTLGTSKISRLSVAIRTLTNLYLRDENTFKGCKGRLEWLGEKHHSEKVKAMALEGLKEIEFEQNK from the coding sequence ATGGATTCAGATGACCTTGGAATTTCCAAGATCGCCGATAAGCTTTTGAATGAGATTGAAGGATCTCTGCGTTTGATTCTTCGAGAATCTGATGATTCgtttgatgatggtgaagaGATGAAAGAGTACAATAAATTTACAAAGAGTATCGAGCAATTTCAGCCTTTACCACAGCTTTTAGATTCCAGATTACGTAACTTCATCAATAGAGTGATTCAATCATACACAAATAACTGCCTCTACGATGGACATGACGAGAATCAACAGCTATCTATTCGAATTGCCAAAGTTTTCTATCAGTTCTCTAAAGTGAGAGGCACCAAGCCGGTGTCCAACTGTCTTTCGAGTGATATTTCACTGATAGGTTATGTTTtaagaagaattgaaagtGCAGATGCTTGGGAGGAacacttctttctcttgatgTGGCTCTCTGTCCTCATATTAGCACCGTTTCCACTAGTGAAGCTTGATCCTATGCTACCTGAAAATATATACCAATTGGGGTTCCGGTATTTAAGAACGGGAGGTAAAGAGAGAGATGCGGCTTCCATTTTGATGGCTAGATTCTTGTCACGTGTTGATAATTACAGATACCTGGATTGCTTCATCTCTGAATATTTCAACAGTATAAGTTGGAACCTGGAGTCAAATGTGATGATCAAAATGGGCATGCTTTCCACTGTCAACCGACTTCTGAAGGTTACCACGTTGGATCAGCTACGAAACCACCTAGATATGATCTTTTTGTTGATTTCAAATCTATTGAATGAAGACCGTCGAGGTCTTCCTTCCTCCATTCTAAGACTTTTTATCAAGATCCTTGGTAAgctatcactttttttcCTGAAACAGGAACGATACGATAGTATTGAGGATATATTGACGCATTTATTGCATCTTTTGTCTCATAATGATACTGTTATCAGGTACTGTGTGGCCAAACAGATATCCAAAATAGGACAGCATTTAGATCCTGATTCAAGAAATGTCATTCTTGAAGCTCTAGTTCAATTGTTGGGAATTTCACATCTCTCAAAGGGATTTCAAGATAATCTCGATATCAATTCCGAAACCATCGATATACAGTCTTATCATGGTGTACTCCTAACCTTAGGAGAATTCTGTAGGCTCAGGTTAATGACTACGGAATGGATATCCATTACTAGTTCCGTTGTTCATAGGACTCTATTTGTGGAACAGCATAGACTAACTTATAGTGCTGGATCAAATGTTAGAGATGCATCATGTTTTGATTGCTGGtctatcttcaaaaagtACCATGACTCAGAGTTACCCATAATAGCAGTTGTCACCCTATTCAAAGACTTGATGCTTTCTTCGTGCTTTGATGGCGATTTAATGATTAGAAGAGCTGCCTCTGCTACATTACAAGAACTCATAGGAAGACATGGTGATCGacttttccttcaactaTCCATTCCAACGGATTCAATTAGCCGATATAAAGTCAGATTGATTGAGATTCTCGATTACACTGTTCTTGGACATACTCAGAAATCGTACCAGTTACCAATTCAGATATATTCTGAGCTTGATGAACTCTTGTATTCTGAGTTCATGAAATATCTACTCGAAAGTGGGATCAAAAACTATAACTACAGCCTTAGAAAGCTTTCTGCACAATGTCTAAGGAGAATGGCTCAAATTTCCGACCGGTCTGATGTGAACGTCATAATAGACGGTCTCAGAACCGAACTTCTGGAAACATCAGCGGAAGGCTTGATGTATTCAATAGCCGAACTATTGACGTTGCTACCATCTAATTCAGTTGACCTATCACTCTACTCTAGTATACTATCAAATTTCACCTTTGATTTTCATCGAGATGGATTTCATAAAGGGGAAGAGTATTTGCATCTCTTAAGAGGGCTTGTAAAGAGGTTTAGCCTTGAGCCTACGTTATTTGAACTGGAAACGGTTTTCAACATTATACGTTGCGACCGGGAAGAGATTATATCAGAATTTGTTAGGTTAGCTAGCGTCCTCAACGATATACCTGAAAAGTATGCCAATAAATGGCTTTACTATGTTAGAAATGGAAATCTAGCGTCAGCAAAGGCACTTGGTTATTCTTCCATAATGACGCTGAAGAATTCCGAGGTTTTAGGACTCTTGCACAAGAATCAACTTGATGCTAAATTGAGAAGCAGTCTAGTGGATTCTATTAGCATCTTTTTACAGAGAGGCGGCAACCTAAATGGTCATCAGGAGGAATTGATAGACCAACTCGATGACTATACAGTGACAAATAAAGGAGATGTTGGAAGTTTTATCAGGTTATCTGCTATAGATATGATATCTACTAACAGACGATACTTTTGGGATGAAAGCTCCATAAATTTACGCATGCAGATCGAAAAGAAGCTCCTTCGACTTGCCTGTGAGGTGATGGATAACGTAAAGCTTGCTGCATTTTCCTTATTAACAGAGCTCAAAGGATGGAAACTTCAGCAGCAAATAGACCAGTcggttcttcttcataacCCTGAGCAAtattttattcttcttctaaagaTTTATGACGCTAATTACTTgcaagatgaagaatgcTCTACAGAATTTTGGAAAGGATTTAGCTTTTCTGGGGGATCATCACAAGCTGTCGATTTGACAATCAATGCCGCTGTATATGCAtttttgagaagttgggAAGAGCTTGCAGACACTCAAAAATGCTCTTTACTAGGAATCATTCTTTCGCTATTAAGAGCCAGCAAGATACACCATAAAAATCCGAGGTTCGTGAAAATGCAGACTTCGTGCCTGAACTTTGTATGCAACTTACTGGAATTGAACCTTCAAGTTCCACCTGAATTCGACTTGAAAGTTCTCTTTGTCCGT
- a CDS encoding uncharacterized protein (EggNog:ENOG41) yields the protein MSAFLIIIKRFSLCLALASTVVSISTGSSNYSDEASFVQFDNVGYDGRYFHVSKVEALNDDNCSCLQDLDNAVSIDSVNAPYNEELSVHLRGPMNLRKFAWYVADDYTYGSTSGSWTRGAYYDSEEGTADNVTFLGNVGDDNLCLGRALNYVTSNGTALASDSTVLDNITVASAHEYAIYSSKKCSDSSSSSGDCGVYREGIDAYHGFYGTVKAFLFEFYSPTDNSEEDLVNKTSSYDMPAIWLLNAEIPRTAQYPTNGNCSSWNTGAGEFDIFEVMNVTERNHFYSTIHDFQGIDDLGTGIQMFAYLDRTPNSVMKGGIVFGGDGTATVFLSNSTTFDDTLENSDLNSWISSLKNEEGGEVSESLADITLGAEITTTASSAISGASSATGSKGDAVRQTGGSIMASIFAMGALLL from the coding sequence ATGTCAGCTTTCCTAATAATAATTAAACGCTTTAGCTTATGTCTAGCTCTGGCATCTACCGTCGTCTCAATCTCTACCGGGTCGTCCAATTACTCTGACGAGGCCAGTTTTGTACAGTTTGATAATGTTGGTTACGATGGAAGATACTTTCACGTTAGTAAAGTGGAAGCTCTAAATGATGATAACTGTTCATGCTTACAAGATTTGGATAATGCTGTCTCTATTGATAGCGTAAATGCTCCATATAatgaagaactttctgTTCATCTTAGAGGTCCAATGAATCTCCGGAAATTTGCCTGGTACGTTGCAGATGATTATACTTATGGTTCCACCAGTGGTAGCTGGACCAGAGGTGCATACTATGACTCGGAAGAGGGTACGGCTGACAACGTTACATTTTTGGGTAATGTTGGGGATGACAATCTCTGTTTGGGTCGTGCGTTGAACTATGTCACTTCCAACGGTACTGCTCTTGCATCGGATTCTACCGTGTTGGATAACATCACCGTTGCTTCTGCTCATGAATACGCCATTTATTCTAGTAAGAAATGTTcggattcttcttcctcgaGCGGTGACTGTGGTGTGTATAGAGAAGGCATCGATGCCTATCACGGATTTTACGGAACTGTCAAGGCATTTTTATTTGAGTTCTACTCCCCCACTGACAATAGTGAGGAGGATCTTGTTAACAAAACATCGAGTTATGATATGCCTGCTATCTGGTTATTGAATGCTGAGATCCCAAGAACTGCTCAGTATCCTACCAACGGTAATTGTTCATCCTGGAATACAGGAGCCGGTGAGtttgatatttttgaagTGATGAATGTTACCGAGAGAAACCATTTCTACTCAACCATTCATGACTTTCAGGGTATCGATGATCTCGGCACAGGTATTCAGATGTTTGCCTACCTAGACAGAACTCCAAATTCTGTAATGAAAGGAGGAATTGTTTTTGGAGGCGATGGAACTGCCACAGTTTTCCTTTCCAATAGTACAACGTTCGATGATACTCTAGAGAATTCCGACTTGAACAgttggatttcttctttgaagaatgagGAAGGTGGAGAAGTGTCAGAGTCATTGGCTGACATTACTCTCGGCGCTGAAATTACAACTACAGCATCCTCCGCCATTTCAGGTGCATCTTCGGCCACAGGATCCAAGGGAGACGCCGTTA